TAATGGCATCGCGCCAGAAGTGAACTTCTATGTTAATGATAATCAGTACCATTTCGGATATTATCTCactgatggtatttatccgaaatgggcggCTTTTATTCAATCTATTCGACTACCACAAAATCAGAAGCATTCATTATTTGCTCAAACCCAAGAATCAGttcgaaaagatgtcgagcgtgcctTCGGAGTCCTTCAGGCTAGATTTGCCGTTGTCAAAAATCCGTCAAAGTTATGGGATAAAGAGAAAATAGGAAAtgttatgagagcatgtatcatactccataatatgattgtcgaagatGAACGGTCATCATTCACTCAGTATAACAAATTTGAGTTTCAACCAAGAGAAGTTCCGGATACATTTACCGTCAACATGCCTTCGAATATCAGTGAAAATGTCGGCACTACAATGGATCGTCGAACAAGGCTTCGGAATAGACAAATCCATGAAAACTTAAAACAcgatttgattgaaaatatatgagctaaatttggacatcttccgaataatatgtaattttaagtttttatgaaTAAATTGTCAGTGTTTTAATTTCTgaactttgtattttttttccactaataaaatgtttgtaattttaaaaccaagtttaaaaaaaaatttataaacctaAGGACCTATCAAAAGTCCCACCCATAATCAACATTTTAACAAAAGTCCTTAACCAAAGTCCTAAACTACATAAACTAATTAAATACTCTAAGGACCATTCTAAAAGTCCTATTGATG
This genomic interval from Brassica napus cultivar Da-Ae chromosome A6, Da-Ae, whole genome shotgun sequence contains the following:
- the LOC125575835 gene encoding uncharacterized protein LOC125575835, giving the protein MMMMRSILILLMKNFITIVLSYKNQKIDNAVMFMKDTAGIITLFGEEYLRRPTQEDLQRLLHIGEQRGFPGMLGSIDCMHWEWKNCPTAWKGMYSRGTGKPTIVLEAVASYDLWIWHAFFGAPGTMNDLNILDRSPVFDDIINGIAPEVNFYVNDNQYHFGYYLTDGIYPKWAAFIQSIRLPQNQKHSLFAQTQESVRKDVERAFGVLQARFAVVKNPSKLWDKEKIGNVMRACIILHNMIVEDERSSFTQYNKFEFQPREVPDTFTVNMPSNISENVGTTMDRRTRLRNRQIHENLKHDLIENI